The following coding sequences are from one Macaca nemestrina isolate mMacNem1 chromosome 1, mMacNem.hap1, whole genome shotgun sequence window:
- the LOC105497803 gene encoding gamma-secretase subunit APH-1A produces the protein MGAAVFFGCTFVAFGPAFALFLITVAGDPLRVIILVAGAFFWLVSLLLASVVWFILVHVTDRSDARLQYGLLIFGAAVSVLLQEVFRFAYYKLLKKADEGLASLSEDGRSPISIRQMAYVSGLSFGIISGVFSVINILADALGPGVVGIHGDSPYYFLTSAFLTAAIILLHTFWGVVFFDACERRRYWALGLVVGSHLLTSGLTFLNPWYEASLLPIYAVTVSMGLWAFITAGGSLRSIQRSLLCRRQEDSRVMVYSALRIPPED, from the exons ATGGGGGCTGCGGTGTTTTTCGGCTGCACTTTCGTCGCGTTCGGCCCCGCCTTCGCGCTTTTCTTGATCACTGTGGCTGGGGATCCACTTCGCGTTATCATCCTGGTCGCAGG GGCATTTTTCTGGCTGGTCTCCCTGCTCCTGGCCTCTGTGGTCTGGTTCATCTTGGTCCATGTGACCGACCGGTCAGATGCCCGGCTCCAGTACGGCCTCCTGATTTTTGGTGCTGCTGTCTCTGTCCTTCTACAGGAGGTGTTCCGCTTTGCCTACTACAAGCTGCTTAA gaaGGCAGATGAGGGGTTAGCATCGCTGAGTGAGGACGGAAGATCACCCATCTCCATCCGCCAGATGGCCTATG TTTCTGGTCTCTCCTTCGGTATCATCAGTGGTGTCTTCTCTGTTATCAATATTTTGGCTGATGCacttgggccaggtgtggttggGATCCATGGAGACTCACCCTAttacttcctgacttcag CCTTTCTGACAGCAGCCATTATCCTGCTCCATACCTTTTGGGGAGTTGTGTTCTTTGATGCCTGTGAGAGGAGACGGTACTGGGCTTTGGGCCTGGTGGTTGGGAGTCACCTACTGACATCGGGACTG ACATTCCTGAACCCCTGGTATGAGGCCAGCCTGCTGCCCATCTATGCAGTCACTGTTTCCATGGGGCTCTGGGCCTTCATCACAGCTGGAGGGTCCCTCCGAAGTATTCAGCGCAGCCTCTTGT GCCGACGGCAGGAGGACAGTCGGGTGATGGTGTATTCTGCCCTGCGCATCCCACCCGAGGACTGA
- the LOC105497804 gene encoding carbonic anhydrase 14 isoform X1 — MLFSALLLEVIWILAADGGQHWTYEGPHGQDHWPASYPECGNNAQSPIDIQTDSVTFDPDLPALQPHGYDQPGTEPLDLHNNGHTVQLSLPSTLYLGGLPRKYVAAQLHLHWGQKGSPGGSEHQINSEATVAELHIVHYDSDSYDSLSEAAQRPQGLAVLGILIEVGETKNIAYEHILSHLHEISHKDQKTSVPPFNLRELLPPQLEQYFRYNGSLTTPPCYQSVLWTVFYRRSQISMEQLEKLQGTLFSTEEEPSKLLVQNYRAPQPLNQRMVFASFSQAGSLYTTGEMLSLGVGILVGCLCLLLAVYFIARKIRKKRLENRKTVVFTSARATTEA; from the exons GCCCACATGGTCAGGACCACTGGCCAGCCTCTTACCCTGAGTGTGGAAACAATGCCCAGTCGCCCATCGATATTCAGACAGACAGTGTGACATTTGACCCTGACTTGCCTGCTCTGCAGCCCCACGGATATGACCAGCCTGGCACCGAGCCTTTGGACCTCCATAACAATGGCCACACAG TGCAACTCTCTCTGCCCTCTACCCTGTATCTGGGTGGACTTCCCCGAAAATACGTAGCTGCCCAGCTCCACCTGCACTGGGGTCAGAAAGGATCCCCAGGGGGGTCAGAACACCAGATCAACAGTGAAGCCACAGTTGCAGAG CTCCACATTGTACATTATGACTCTGATTCCTATGACAGCTTGAGTGAGGCTGCTCAGAGGCCTCAGGGCCTGGCTGTCCTGGGCATCCTAATTGAG GTGGGTGAGACTAAGAATATAGCTTATGAACACATTCTGAGTCACTTGCATGAAATCAGTCATAAAG ATCAGAAGACCTCGGTGCCTCCCTTCAACCTAAGAGAGCTGCTCCCCCCACAGCTGGAGCAGTACTTCCGCTACAATGGCTCGCTCACAACTCCCCCTTGCTACCAGAGTGTGCTCTGGACAGTTTTCTATAGAAGGTCCCAAATTTCAATGGAACAG CTGGAAAAGCTTCAGGGGACATTGTTCTCCACGGAAGAGGAGCCCTCTAAGCTTCTGGTACAGAACTACCGagcccctcagcctctcaatcAGCGCATGGTCTTTGCTTCTTTCAGCCAAG CGGGATCCTTGTACACCACAG GTGAAATGCTGAGTCTAGGTGTAGGAATCTTGGTTGGCTGTCTCTGCCTTCTCCTGGCTGTTTATTTCATTGCTAGAAAGATTCG GAAGAAGAGGCTGGAAAACCGAAAGACTGTGGTCTTCACCTCAGCACGAGCCACGACTGAGGCATAA
- the LOC105497804 gene encoding carbonic anhydrase 14 isoform X2 → MLFSALLLEVIWILAADGGQHWTYEGPHGQDHWPASYPECGNNAQSPIDIQTDSVTFDPDLPALQPHGYDQPGTEPLDLHNNGHTVQLSLPSTLYLGGLPRKYVAAQLHLHWGQKGSPGGSEHQINSEATVAEVGETKNIAYEHILSHLHEISHKDQKTSVPPFNLRELLPPQLEQYFRYNGSLTTPPCYQSVLWTVFYRRSQISMEQLEKLQGTLFSTEEEPSKLLVQNYRAPQPLNQRMVFASFSQAGSLYTTGEMLSLGVGILVGCLCLLLAVYFIARKIRKKRLENRKTVVFTSARATTEA, encoded by the exons GCCCACATGGTCAGGACCACTGGCCAGCCTCTTACCCTGAGTGTGGAAACAATGCCCAGTCGCCCATCGATATTCAGACAGACAGTGTGACATTTGACCCTGACTTGCCTGCTCTGCAGCCCCACGGATATGACCAGCCTGGCACCGAGCCTTTGGACCTCCATAACAATGGCCACACAG TGCAACTCTCTCTGCCCTCTACCCTGTATCTGGGTGGACTTCCCCGAAAATACGTAGCTGCCCAGCTCCACCTGCACTGGGGTCAGAAAGGATCCCCAGGGGGGTCAGAACACCAGATCAACAGTGAAGCCACAGTTGCAGAG GTGGGTGAGACTAAGAATATAGCTTATGAACACATTCTGAGTCACTTGCATGAAATCAGTCATAAAG ATCAGAAGACCTCGGTGCCTCCCTTCAACCTAAGAGAGCTGCTCCCCCCACAGCTGGAGCAGTACTTCCGCTACAATGGCTCGCTCACAACTCCCCCTTGCTACCAGAGTGTGCTCTGGACAGTTTTCTATAGAAGGTCCCAAATTTCAATGGAACAG CTGGAAAAGCTTCAGGGGACATTGTTCTCCACGGAAGAGGAGCCCTCTAAGCTTCTGGTACAGAACTACCGagcccctcagcctctcaatcAGCGCATGGTCTTTGCTTCTTTCAGCCAAG CGGGATCCTTGTACACCACAG GTGAAATGCTGAGTCTAGGTGTAGGAATCTTGGTTGGCTGTCTCTGCCTTCTCCTGGCTGTTTATTTCATTGCTAGAAAGATTCG GAAGAAGAGGCTGGAAAACCGAAAGACTGTGGTCTTCACCTCAGCACGAGCCACGACTGAGGCATAA